AAATTGCAATCCTTTGGCACAGCTTTGACCTGGAATGCACATCCCAGCTGCTGTTTTGAGGGATAAGATACCCCAGGTTTCTTTACTGTCTTGGCCAAAACCACTGAGACTGTATTTGTTGTAGTATGAATGTTTATTCAGTCTCCATGGGAGCACAATTCAGGTACATATGCACTGCTACATGGTATGCACCCATCACTTATCTATCCATTGTACTTTTGTGTGCACATAGTCTACATGACTGATCCTTAGCAACAAAGACAATAACATTTAGAtgtcaaacagaaaagaaaattctCAGATTTTGGCAGCATCAATGTGGATCACAAGGGACATAATAAACTCCCACAAAAGTTTATGTGGAGTGGGGGGGATTTTtatgaaggggaggggaaagaagaaagatAACTTCAGGTGTGCTGCAGGAATATCCGGATGAACAAACAATATTTAAGGGTTTTTTGGCATTTTCTAATAGAACAACCAGAACAAGTAGGATACTTCCAAGCTGCCTGCTGGCCTAGGGAGGGTGTCTAAGAGACCAGAGCAGAGAGGGCAAGTCTAGCGGACAGATTTCAATAGGAATGCTCTCAGGGAACACTCGGAATGCCTTGGTGACCAGTAAAATGTGTATCTGTTTAGACAAAATAAATACAGGTTTTGGGAGATGGAGCAAATGTCCTCTACTCTCTTGCAGACCCTAACCCCCCAAAGTATGAGGACTCTGCCTAATATCATGCTAACTTTAGGAGACTAGTCTAGGTTCTCCTTGGTAAGGCACAGAATGCGAGAAATGCCAAGTCTCATTTGAAAAAGAATGAGATTGCATGCTTGTTCTGAATGTCTGAGGCATAGCATGGTGGAGTTAATATGCTCTTCAGCTCTGGAGGACAGCAGGGTTTATCCCTCACAGGGGCAGGCTCATGGTGGGTACAAATTTTGGCTCCCTATTTATTGACCCCTGAAAATTTAAACAGtgccagtgtgatgtagcaaatagaatgtcagactaggacATTCTGTGGGTGCctcattgctggaggttttcaagaaaaaattggatgGTATGAGGTTCAGGATGGTATgagatctcctgccttgggcaagggGTTGACTAGAAGACCCCCAAGGTCCCTTCTAAGCCTATAATGATACTGTGATTCCATGATatgacctggattcaaatctttgctcagccatggacaTTCACTGGAGGGCAGCCGTGGTAAACTACTACTTAAGCATCTCATATATCTCAGAAACCTGATTAGGGTCCTTATGCATTGGAAGCAACGTGACATCACAGAGCATAATGAAGATTTAAGACTGTGTGGACTGGCAATGGTAATTTTATTGTTtaggctctagagcagtggtcaaggaacaggggtaaattacctcaaatgggataaaaatgaaaatcctgggggtaatgaggatacaaccctaacccccttccccctcctcttctgcccGGAGAGGGGGTCCCCGGCTGCCCAATCGCCCCCTTCCCGCCGCCTTCTCCGGCCTGGCTGCAACTGAGCCACGGCGGCCGGTGGTCAGTGACCGTCCCCAGCCAGCAGCATATGGCAGCCAAGGCGGTGGTGGGGCCAaccatggtggagggtgaggcAGGGGCAAGTGGCCAGagtgccccagccaggaggagcctctccttccagtgcccaGAGACGTGGTTCACGGTGGAGGGGGGTGGGGGCGGCCATGATGGCAGcccgggccaggctcagcctcacAGCTCCAGGACACCACCGCAGCCCCACGCCCTGTCCTCGGAGGAGCCTGTTGGCTGGCAGCGGCACTTGCCCGGCCTCACAGTTTCCTTCGGCGGCGCCTCTATGCCGACTGGCCAAGCCTGACAGAGCCTCTCACCCTCCATGCAGCAGCTGTTGCAGCACTTCGATGGCGAGGGCCATGGGAGTCCTGATGCTGAGGCCCGATGCGGACACCCCAGCAAGCAGCCACCAGAGCCGGAGCGGGAGGCAGCTCCCAGCGGGCAAGCCACCTGCTGTTTTTCGATGGCCGCCCAGGAGCCGCCTGCTGGTGAAGAAAGGGAGCCACCCccgtggggccaaggactgagcgcagcCCTACCAGGCGGTGGCAGAGGCGGCGGCAGCCTGGGCAGCAAGGCTTCAGTGGCAGCGCTCGACTGGCTGCGTGTGACCAAGACAcacgtgaccgagatccttcctttcaaatcaagggggtaatgtcggcgtacaTACATTTTTAGGGGGGTAaagggtaaaaaagttccctgagcCCTACTCTAGAGGATTCAGTCTGTTCTGCACGTACCAACATGTTATCTTGTTTCCACCCTCAGAATTGGCTAGGATTTTACTTCTCATTTAAAATAAGGAGTCTTAACCTATTCATACACAACAGATCAAAGCACTAAAGGACAGATCCCTGTAACATTCTGGATTTTTGAATATATAAACTCACTAAGGATACATTATTAAGGTAATATTGAAGAGGCTCAAAAATAGTAAAATCTCAGGCACCTTACTGAAATGCCTGTTCTTCTACTTTTCATGTAGTAAttgaaatatttggaaaaataaaatgcagcatGCTGTTTGTACTACTTTATCCTATATACCCACACAAACAACTTTTAAATTACCTGGCAACAAGCTGATCGCTGTAATCAGTGCCACACTGGAAAATAAGATCATGATGTGAAGGCCGCTCCAAAATACAGGGAATTAGTGGCTTCTGAGATGCATCATCatgatttttccagttttttccaaTACGCTTTTCTTCAAAAACAGTGATCCGACCAGCCAATTCACCAATAGTGTTACTGCAAGAACCAAACACTCGAAAAAAGGTTTGTGTTTCTTGGAGTAAAAACCGAACTTCCAAGATTTCTGGCTTTGGTTTCAACAAATGTTCTTGTCTCAGAAGGTCCGCCACATGATATAGTTCATAGAAATCAGCTTCCCTCTGCAGCCTCTGGTAGTCTGAGAAGTCTTTGGGTAATGAAATTTGAAGTGTTCTTAAGATGTCCAGGATATAGTTGAACAGAACACCATCACGGTCCACAAAAAATTGACCATTCACAAACCTAAATGCAGGATCATTTCCACTCAGCATCTTTGCCAACCTAGATTCAGGGAATCTCTGCAAAGTAGATGTCCATGTTGTGAATTTCAGTCCCCCTACATTCAGAATTATTACATCTTCATTGTTCATTTTCTTATTCTCAGCAAGAAAACTTAATGTACTTCAAAACCACAAGTAATCACAAAAGGGCAAATTCTGCCTAGTAGTTATAaacactgcaagaaaaaaaatgctaggcAAGCAGAGTACACCATAGCAACAAGAACCAAGCACACACATAATGTTCTGTTTACAAGATTGGTCACTTAGGAACAAAATCATCACAAGTGGAATaaagaaccatttttaaaagacGCTGCATGTCAAAATAACTGGGAAAATATTATCCAAACTTTTGACACAAAATTCTCTTGTGCAGAACTGCTAAGAGTGCTTCTTTTCCCTTACTGTATCCATAAGAGTAGTCTACCCAAATAAACATGGTCAGATATCCATAAATATAGCCTACCTCCTGCAACTAAgtttaccgtatttgctggcatagaagatgacttttttggcccataaaacatgcctccaagtgtgtggggggggtcttgtacgccgggtgcacttcatttgggccaagAAGGAGCCACCGCCTCTGTTGAGTAAGTGACGCGGggctgcgctggccggggaggaaggcaggcgggcaggcaggcagttggtctgcatggagggagggaagtagagacagccatgcctgagtggccagagcccaccgCTGGGCTGCCCTCTGCCCCgcaccactgagccagctgcgtgctcgctcgcccgccgcccgcccgcttcccctcttcctcctcctcctcctcctcctgctacccgcgcagcctcttcccctcttcctcaccctcttcCTCGTCCACCACccacccgcttcccctcttcctcctcctcctcctcccaccgcccacccagcctcctcccctcttcctcaccctctcactgctgagccagctgtGTGCTCGCTCGCCCTCCACCctcccgcttcccctcttcctcctcctcctcctcccaccgcccacccagcctcttcctctcttcctcaccctctcactgctgagccagctgtgtgcttgctcgccctccacccgcccgcttcccctcttcctcctcctcctcctcctgccactgccCGTGCagcctcttcctctcttcctcgccctcctccccgccagccatgaacttccagggcgggcctgggcagagccccaggcagctGCTGCTggcgccgcagcagagccgtccactctatattttgagtggaaatgttggggggtgtcttatacagccagtcgccttgtacgccggcaaatacggtagttatTTTGGAAATTGTGTCTAGTTCCTGAAATAGATTTGTAAGTTTCAAGTGCAGATAGTTCACTTTCTTCTGAGAGAATAAAAGAGCTAAAAATAAAAGCTACTTTTCAGTTTTCCGCACTGCTATTGCATTTCTCATGGTTGTGGACAGAACAGACAAAATGTGTACTTGTCAAGTTTCTGAGCCCTTCTTAGCAACTTCTTCAATCGTATATACATTGTTCTACCTGTGATTGGGTTCGGTTGAAAGGGGTGGCAGTTCCTCTCTTTGGGCAGGAAATAACCATGAAGAGTCATTTGAAACGTTAACAGGTATTAAGCTTAACATAAGGAGACTCAACAATTACTTCGACTGGCCCAAAATGACTTAACTCAGACAACTGTCCATACGCATTAGGTAACATTTAAAATGTAGAACTGTCTGGTTTCATTGCAGAGCTGATCCAAACCGTTCTCTGTCCATCGAGTTTCTCAACAGGGGGCTCCTCACAGCGCAGATCGTATCACAACATGGACGGCATGCCCAGTCTCCCTCGACTGGTGGTTTTGAAGGAGGTGTCCGGCTGGATCACTCTCCTCCCATGACCTTGCTCTCTCAGGAAACTACTACAGTCCATTCCAGGGTCTCTGTGATGGTCACTTTTTTCTCTTTCGGATCTGGGCCAGGCAACAATCAGGTTTGGAAAATCCTCCATTAAATCGCGTGCctttttatattctttctctcctccctctttggtAGCTTCCTGTGGTGATCTGCATTCTCTcaccccttccttctcccttttaTCCTCTTCCCATACAGGTAATATTAACTCCTCCTCTTCCGTTCCCTTTCCTCCTTCTACCAAACAAATCTCCACTTttattcctttctcctctcctctttttatAATCACCCCTTTTGCTTCATCTCTCAATCCTTCTTTTAATTAATCTTTTACTTAATCTTTTACTTAATCTTTTACTTACTCTTTTGCTGTCTCCTTGTCCAGTGTTCCTTCCTGTGCACCCTGTCAGGAAAAATAGTCTGCATTAGTATGAGCACTGCCCTTTTTGTATTGAAAATTGAATGTGAATGGCTGTAAGCTTAGATACCATCTCGTCAACCTAGGATTAGTGTCCTTCATTCTATTCAGCCATTGTAATGGGGCATGGTCTATAACTAATGTAAACAGTGCtcctaataaataatatttaaaaaaatatatagctcATTTCGTCGCTAATGCCTCCTTTTCAATAGTTGCATATTTCTGTTCCATTGGAGATAATTTATTGCTCAAATACATTGTTGGATATTCTATACCTCCTCAAATTTGTGTAAACACAGCTCCTATGCCTCTATTCAACACATCAGTTTGTACTATAAAAGGCATGTTAAAGTCAGGAGCACACCTACAGGGTAAACTATTTAATATCTCTTTCAACTGATTAAAGGCTCTCTGTTCTATGAATCCCCAGCTTCTTGTTAATTACCCTCTTCTTAGTCAAGTCTGTGAGGGGTGCAGCTATTTcagcaaaattgggaacaaatTGTCGgtagtacttacttacttacttacttatttatttatttatttatttatttatttatttatttatttatttatttatttatttatttatttaacttatatgccgcccacactacccgaaggtctctgggcggctgacagcatttaaaatacaataaaaaggcaaaataaaagggcaaaataattaaaatgcaattaaaataaatattctaaaatatatattctacttGTCATGATATAGGTTATTGAAgccagaatgtaatttctaaatgggatttgtagtcatggaattagcCAGAAAGAATCCATCTTAggtctgtgtcatttttactGGAAGCCTCTAaatgctgttttcttcacagcAGCTAGCAATGTTATCTCGTAACTAGGGGACGACGGCAGAAGACCTACTGGAGTCAAAACATTCCAGCAGAGAACAGTAAATAACACCTGCAGTTCcatgagaaagaaaggcagagagagagacaactTTTCCTTTGTCCTGATTGGTTAAAAACagtgaagaggaaggaggggggttTCCAGTACgagaagagaaaatggaggattgctgagacagagagagactttttGCCTGATGGATTTTTAGAAGGACTTTGTGACTTTTTGCACATTGCTTTGGATTATGGATtcttgaatggactttggagttccagACATCAGTTAGGATGTAGTTCTTAGTAAGAGGATAGAAGGAGGGCTTTGGCCTTacctattttacttatttttcttagtaattttcttattttatttttgtagctggagtttGCTAAGTTTCTAACTGCTTAgaaatggaaatgattttgactgctatgcttttgcaataaactgaattcttctaaatctttttctaataaaacaattatacttaagaacttatgtttgatctcttgaacagacaaCCTGCTACCAtaattaatttgatttcttttaggCCACGAactaagctaccttgagtccaatattttcctgagttctgagagATCTAAATGACTCTGAGACTcatgattatacagtggtgcctcgtttaacaatcttaattggttccaaaaaacccatcgctatgggaaatattgttaagtgaaacaccatttcccataggaatgcattgaaaaccggttaatccgttccaatgggaacggattaacgtccttaagcgaaaatccccataggaaacatcgctaagtgaaacaatgtttccccaacggaaagccattcaaaagcactgaagccgacttcagtgcttttgaatg
The Pogona vitticeps strain Pit_001003342236 chromosome 1, PviZW2.1, whole genome shotgun sequence genome window above contains:
- the KCNRG gene encoding potassium channel regulatory protein, with amino-acid sequence MNNEDVIILNVGGLKFTTWTSTLQRFPESRLAKMLSGNDPAFRFVNGQFFVDRDGVLFNYILDILRTLQISLPKDFSDYQRLQREADFYELYHVADLLRQEHLLKPKPEILEVRFLLQETQTFFRVFGSCSNTIGELAGRITVFEEKRIGKNWKNHDDASQKPLIPCILERPSHHDLIFQCGTDYSDQLVARYVSIKPDQRKLFNGANILGLLLDILLKEEFHLIGTRTVDEKIECYCFERMRQPDAFTISSSQTQQDTPTPQAKLIQKIKRK